The DNA window TTGATACTTCTTgaaaaattctatttaataatctttcatttttaattttgttaactattatattttttttgttaaattgaagtatcaaatcgttaacagaattaaaagtgaggtatcaaatcattaacggaattaaaaatgaaatatcaaattgtttgaaattaacAGAGGAGTCTAATAGTTAACGGAAGTGAAAATGAGCGACCATTACGTAGGATTTTAAAATAAGAGATATCAAACTGTTACTTATGgtataattgaaatgttttaaaataatttgcttttagtttttttagagATGTAATTAAGTCGAGCCGAGTCGAACTTTGAGATGTTTATGGTATGTTACATGATCGAAGTGTTTATATTCGTTTAATTTTCGTTCGAGTCTTAAATAAAGTGTTTATTTTCGgttcattaaaattttatagtctAAATGTCCAGTCATATTCAACTCGTGTTTGTTCATTTAATTGCTAAATAAATAATTTCGCGAACGAGCTCGTGAACACAATAGATGAACTCATTTGCGAACTAAAGGAACTAGcacaaacaattaaacatttgcTTCTTTTTATATAGCAAAATTAGAGAgctttgttaaaaaattatgtaaatttaataaattaatagaatGATTTATACTTAATAAATTATGAGCCAGTTCAAGAACTTTTAACCGAGCATTCATATAAATAGGTTCATGAATTTTTTATTAAGCTCATATGCGAACTAGTTCACAAACTCTTAATCAATCTCAATTAAACCAGCTCATATACAAGTTGTTAGTGAACATAAACCAGTTATATATTCTTCGGCTAGTGTAAATAAacgaatataaaattaaatttcgtGTTTTATTCGTTTAAAGTACGAACAAACACGAACAAAAATCTTATCGAGACGGACACCGAGCTGCTTGCGAATAGCTCGGTTTATTTACAAACCTAAGTTTGCGAAACGACTCGACAACACTTCAATGAGTAGAGCTCCATTTTAGGCTCAAAAGATTATCGTTTGCAGGTTAAGGAAGAAATAGTAAAATTTGACCGACTCAAGCACAACCAGTCCTAATCTAGACCAAACAGGTAAAACCCTAATTCCCATCTATATTTTCATTTCGCCTAAAAAAATGCAATCTCTACGAAGATTAGCAACTCTCACTGCAAAAAGATCCAAACCACCAACCAATTCCAAATACTATTTATCAACCAAACCCACAAAAAATGGGGACGACGAGTGGAACGATGCCTGGGAAACCGCCTGGTTACCAGAGACTCTCACCCCAAAAAACAGAGACCCGTGGGAAACCGACGTTAATTTCTCAGCAACCACGGCGGACTCTAATCTAGTTCTTTCGCCGGAGGTAGATACCGAGACTAAAATTTTTGTTGAGGAAATGAATGAGAATTGGAATGAGAGAAGAAAAACGACAAAAAACAAAGATAATGTGAAGCAGAAGGAGAGTAGTGAGCTGTATAGTTTGGAGAATTTGAAGAAGGATTATAGATTGAAGAAGCAGAGAATTCATGCTGGGTTGTGGGTTAAAGAGATTGAAAAGCAGCATGAAGCTAAATTGGGGGGTTCTTCTACTGGTGATGAAATTGATAGATTGCTTGACAGTTGTTCTGAGTAtgtgatttttatgttttttgtttgtGTTTGGATTTTGGGTTTGATGTTCTGATTTTATAAAGTTGCTAACTTTGTGTTTTGTCCTAAAATTCGAGTTTTAAGTACTTAcaataggtagcacggacacgaaTACCGAGAAACGGGACACTTAGACATAGACATGgtgttattttaaagttttctatgtgaaaaaattgaaatttcgtGTCTGCAAGGTTTCGGAAACGTCATGCGTCCGCAGCGTTTCGGAAACGTCATGCGTCCGCACGACTCTTTCTATTTTCTTTTGCGCTGGCATTTGAGTTGTCTCCCCTCCTCTTTCAATTGACCCAATGTTTCCGACTTTCCGCAatgtttccgaaacgggacacgTTGATTGGATGAAGTGTCCGTGTTACCTATCTCGCAATGGCTACATCAAAATACTAATCCTCATCATAAAAGAATGGTGATCTTCCATTGTTTTTGGTTTAGGAATTAACATACTTGTTTTGTTTTCTGGCAAGTATGATTTagtgttatgtttttttttaatcttgtaTCTATTATATGGTCATTCAAGCTGATGTTAGTGGATGTGAAATTCTGTGAGTGATTGTTGAGTCATTGATGGATTCATATATTGATAGTTTTTTTATTGCAGTATATTTGATGCTGCTAATAATGATTTGGATAACTCGAGAGTGCCAATCTCTTCCGAGTTTAAAAGCAAGCCTGACGGTTGGGAAACAACATCTAAGGCACAAGATGGGAATATATGGGAGATGTCACAAAGGGAAGAGGACATTCTCCTCCAAGAATTTGATCGTCGAATTGCATACAGCAAATTCCAGGTATAGGCCAATGTTATCATGTCTTTACAAGTCTTTTTCGTAGCTAGTTGTAGAATGAAGAGAAGATTGCACATGTAGTAGAGTCATTTCCAGTTTGTCAATGTTTAAGACTAACTACAGTAAGGTTCTGAAGCACCGAATAGATGTGCCTTCTGGTTGCTTAGGTCGAATGTAGAAAACACTACTCCCATGTATTATTTTGGAAGTTTCGGAATTGTGTATGCATTAATTTATGTCTTGTCGTCATCAACTTCTTTCTTTCGTCTTTATTGGTGACTTCTCTTACCGCTTATTATTTAATGGAATGCAGATAGCTAGTTTTATCAAGAGTCACATATTTAGCCGCAGGAGACCCATAGATGGGTGGAAATACATGATAGAGGAGTTGGGGCCTAATGCCAGGAGAGGAAAGGGCAGCGTTTCAAGGATACAGAGTCTCTCAGACCCAGCAACTCAGCCATTCAAGGAGGAGAGGTCAGCAGCCACCGGCAATTTTATGCCCCCAAAGCGGAGACAGTTCACTTCTTAAGTCTGACAACATCGGACTTCATTATTTTGTAATTACGTGCTTTAGAATTCACCTTGTTAGGTAGGTTGGCAATGCATGTTGTAGCAGTTCTCTTCAGTTGATATTTATGTAGCCCTAAATTTTCCATTCATAAATCAATCATTCAATCCCTGTTATAATACTGAAACTGTTCAAATCATATGGATTAGGGACTGAATATTGTCCTCACTTCCTTGTCAATTTTCCCGAATGATCTTTATGATAAGAGTTTCGAGCATTTATTTTTGGTGTCAAAGTATAAAGTTTGGACCAAAAAGGCATGATGCTGAACTGTTGCTAACACTTTCAATTTTCAAGGCTCTTTTTATGATACAACAAACTCTTCCAAAGATTTCATATAACAAGGTACAAAAATATCATTAACAAAGCTTTACATAACTTGCCTTGAATAGTACAAGGCAGCACACCAAAACTGAATGAGCGATAACAATTACAAAAGGTTAACAGCAGAATGACTACCATCAAGAAAATAGAAACATATCAAAGAATTTAAAAGTCGCACGAATGGATCAATATCTGCAGGTCTTATGCAATTTTGGCACCGTATCACCTCACTTGAACATTCCAAGCGCTTCTCAAACCGATAAGTTGGGATCTCActcataatttttatatcatCACGGGGGTGAATACATTAGTATTGTCCTATTCTTTTCCAATTCCCAGTTCCTTTTGGATATCTCTTGTCAAGCTGAATTGCAACGTGTTGTGCCATGGGAATAGGGTTCGAGTAACTGGAAGTTTCCTCCGCAGATCCTGCATCGTTCCATCATAACTCAAAATTAACTCGACACATATTGAATGAAGTCTAAAGTCTAAAAGCCAGCAATTGACAGTGGCCATCCAGAAAAAATATCCACTAATATACTATAGCCAATAAAACTTACCTTGAAAGTTGTATCTGGCAGATTAGAATAGGAAGCCTGTCAAGAAAAACATGTTAATGTAGGAAGCAGGAACACAAAAATCCACATACTTAGCAATTAAAAAAGGAGATCAGTTGAAAACCTCGAGAGAAGAAAGATATTCTGTTTCATGGTGGCGAATGATGTTGGCTATGGAAAATGCACAATCATCAAGGGCCTGAACACAAATATGACAAAATATCAACCAACTTTTCAAATTTGCCTTGCTTCACGAAAACGACCAATCATCTGAAAAACAGAAGAAGCTACAACACTGAAAAGACACGGAAAAGGTCACCGTGATCTGGAAGAACAGTAGAATATATTAACTGGTCTTTGGGAAATTTTCACTGGatatgaaaaaaagaaaaaaaggacaTGCATCCATGAAATAAGATGCATTACAATCTGAACTTCTAAACGAAGTGCTCAACTTCATCTAGCAGGATATACCATGCAACATTGAATGTGGCTAGCATTGTTTAAAGATTGAACCAAGATAAATAAACTGATTGAATAAACTAGGACACACATATATGAACGTTCATTATTAGCGTGTCTGAAACCCAACTTGTCTTACTAGTCATTGCATCAAATCTTACACCCCTACTGATCAAAACACCTAAACATAAATGCACTATCCTGAATTATGCTAAAGATAATATACACTCCATTTTCATTACCTAAAGTTACAGCACAATTAGAAACAAAGAGGAGAGAGAGAGGTGAAGAAAATACAAACCTGAAATATTGTTTCATCTTTACAATCATGTTTTGCATCCAACTGAACATTGCCCTCTTCAAAATAATGGGCACCAACcttaaagaagaagaagcagaggAAAAACAAATTGGCTGCCGTTATAAAGTAGCTCAATATTTACAAAAGCCAAAAGAATAGTAGCCTAAACTTGTCTTGCATAATAATTAGATTATCAAAGAACCTCTATTTTTCCTCTTATTGCCAGCATTTGAACGTCATCCTTGAACTCAATATTCCATACTGAGCGCCAGCTTCCGTTGCTGTTCAACATGTAAAAGAATATGGTAAGAAGATGAATGGATGTACGCCTTTCTAATAATAAAGCTATAACTGTTGATATTGAATATTTCACTAAAAATACGCACCAAAAATTCTGTGGACTATGTCTAACAGCACAGATGACCACGGCAAGCTCAAAATTTGATCCTGGTTCCTCCACATCTTTTCCATTAACACAGTAAACAGAACAAACTCCTTTTGGATAAGCTTCACCAACATATTTAAGTACTTCTGCATCAAGAGCACAACTGCCACATAGACAACTGGTAATGTAAAAGATTGTTGACAATTGCGCATGCATGCAAAAGCTAATGTAAAAATCATAATACTGCTAAAATCTCCACACATAGTGATAGTGGTACGCAAAGACAAGTGACAAACAAATTGTATATTTCCTTGTAAAATTATCATGGAAGACCTTCACAGCATCACTATGGCAATTAAGGTCTTGTTTGGAATAAATCATTTGTAAGAATCGAATTCAATTCAGCTCGCAAAAAATCAAGTCACTTTAGCATAACTTCACTTTTTCAAAATGACTTTTCTTTAATTGAAAGGATTGAGTTGAAGAAACTGCAATATTTATAAAGGTGAAAATTGACTAAATAAACTTCAAACAAATGGAATTTTGGCATTATTAGACTTCCCAAATACAGTGtaaatttgattcaaattatATTAGATAGAATAGTTGTTGGTTTCCATAATTAACGGAAAGCAGATTGTTAATTGTAACTTGAACTAGGTTAAGAGATTCTCAATCACAAACCTAAACAAAAAATTCTTATATAATCCTAACTCAATCAGGGGTCTAATTACCTAACTAACTATTGCTTTATCATTACAATCACATTTCAGATACATCTACAACTAACTACATAAGTACACTTACATTACGCtcttcaaaatttaaataatatgacGGAAACTAAGGAAACATCAATATTACCATAATCCAACAATAATTAACAATcgagtttataaaaaataccGGAATTCCTCGATATAGGCTGACGGAAGTTCTTCATCTGAAGCAGGTCTACCCACTGTACAAACCTGAATCAATTTAGCAACATAGACATATAAAAACACGTAGAATAGTCTATTAATTAGCTTACAAATAGTCAACCAGATAATCATTAGAAGAATAACTTACTTGCTTAACATGATTAACTATAGCAACCTGCGCAGTTCTTGGATCAAGATACTCATTCTTACTAACCTCATTATAATCAGTAATCATAACCTAGCAGTAAATATAAGTCGAATTAGTGCactaaactaaattaaaaaaaaacagatctACAAAATCTAATGCTTACATCGCCGCTTCTATCGGGAAATTCAAGGCAAATCATGTGAGATTTGTTGTAAAGAGGAAATGCTTCGTCTGCTGCTTCATTAAAAATTCGTTCGTCGTTTAAAACCGATCTTAAATCTATAAGAGAAAACAGCAGAGAGTAacatgaataataaaataaaacgcgTTTGTTTGTGAAGAAAATGAATAGAAATAAAGCTACCTTTAGCGAGGAATTGAATTTCACCGGCGGGAGAGTTGAGAAGGAACCATTTAGCGATCTCTTTTTTCTGCTCGTCGCTAACTTCGACGTCGCCGTATTCTTCTTCATCTGCCATTTTTTAATACATTGAAGAAGAAACAGAgtagtttgtgaatttttttgaaaataaaatatagaggGAGGGGTGTGATCTGTAAAGGAGAGTTTTTTTTGGGGTGTTAGATTTCTAAATGTTGGATAGGTGGGGCCGTTGATCCAGACCGTTCAATTGTTTTAATCAAAGATGTGACGGACTTTCAGTTGTCGTTTTAGTGTAGAATTTAAGCATCCCAACGGAACTACAGGTTTCAGTGTTTTCAAGATTGGTGACAAACGATGTCGTTTAGGATCTTCGCTGCCTCAGCCTTTGGGAAAACTAGAAAGAAAGTACAAACCGAATCCTTGTAGCTTAGCTGGTTTCACTATGAATAATCAAACTCTCTGTTTTCTGTTCAAATCAGCTGACGAATCAATATTAGACtttggaaattaatttttactttaaagTACACATAACttgaaaaataacaaaatagacCATTATAATACACATAGCATTTTATTGatattgtaaataaataatgtatttttaaagcTTTATTACAAAAATGTGAATCAGATCAGTTGTCACTGTTACGTGTATGTCTTGTATTGTCCACGTCCATCATCTTAGATgacgaaaaataaaaatatgtcgAAAAAAGGTATCAccactttaaaataaaaaaaaggattaaattaaaattaaaatcaagtcatcgaatatatattatacatgtagtgtaaataaattgttatttcaattaatattttgaaagtaataaataatctttttttttataaaatataacaatGCAAAAATAGATATTCAAGATaacaaaaaactaaaaagacaATAActactaaatttaaaaaaaaaatcagcaatTTAACACTAACAGATTTAGCCAGCCGGCC is part of the Mercurialis annua linkage group LG3, ddMerAnnu1.2, whole genome shotgun sequence genome and encodes:
- the LOC126673531 gene encoding protein GAMETE CELL DEFECTIVE 1, mitochondrial, which translates into the protein MQSLRRLATLTAKRSKPPTNSKYYLSTKPTKNGDDEWNDAWETAWLPETLTPKNRDPWETDVNFSATTADSNLVLSPEVDTETKIFVEEMNENWNERRKTTKNKDNVKQKESSELYSLENLKKDYRLKKQRIHAGLWVKEIEKQHEAKLGGSSTGDEIDRLLDSCSDIFDAANNDLDNSRVPISSEFKSKPDGWETTSKAQDGNIWEMSQREEDILLQEFDRRIAYSKFQIASFIKSHIFSRRRPIDGWKYMIEELGPNARRGKGSVSRIQSLSDPATQPFKEERSAATGNFMPPKRRQFTS
- the LOC126673530 gene encoding F-actin-capping protein subunit alpha, which translates into the protein MADEEEYGDVEVSDEQKKEIAKWFLLNSPAGEIQFLAKDLRSVLNDERIFNEAADEAFPLYNKSHMICLEFPDRSGDVMITDYNEVSKNEYLDPRTAQVAIVNHVKQVCTVGRPASDEELPSAYIEEFRCALDAEVLKYVGEAYPKGVCSVYCVNGKDVEEPGSNFELAVVICAVRHSPQNFCNGSWRSVWNIEFKDDVQMLAIRGKIEVGAHYFEEGNVQLDAKHDCKDETIFQALDDCAFSIANIIRHHETEYLSSLEASYSNLPDTTFKDLRRKLPVTRTLFPWHNTLQFSLTRDIQKELGIGKE